A genomic segment from Streptomyces sp. NBC_01233 encodes:
- a CDS encoding sensor histidine kinase translates to MSDEPRTRLFGRNRDRTRTPAAGSPGARVPGALGQLAVVLRTPARATQPLLGQAPKRWQRILPYVVVGIFVVTLLPVTIAVLTNDYGVDGGWAGALGVAQTVPLLLAVVRPLPAWGLVLGADLVGAVLLIGADEVAGHAWPWPPMTIVGYLLLMACLGLRESIRNLVGVWLVTGGLGAVLGFFQPAGVMNSAALLFVLSGVVLVLTGALRGLGDAQQRIAEQESISEAERARRTLLEERARIARELHDVVAHHMSVITVQADSAPYRLPGMPEPVQEEFAAIAASARESLGEMRRLLTVLRGDGANGGAEGERAPQPGIDRLQQLVEATVRAGQPVELSLAAGAAGAAPPAVDLSAYRIVQEALANVVRHAPGARTRVSVTVDEDDVLVLVVNGPARDTVVALESSGTGHGLVGMRERVRLTGGTLDTGPLPDGGFRVAARLPLNAPGDPTHLNEEGN, encoded by the coding sequence ATGAGCGACGAACCCCGCACCCGGCTGTTCGGACGGAACCGCGACCGCACCCGCACCCCTGCAGCCGGATCACCCGGTGCCCGCGTGCCCGGCGCGCTGGGACAGCTCGCCGTGGTGCTGCGCACGCCCGCCCGGGCGACGCAGCCCCTGCTGGGGCAGGCGCCCAAGCGCTGGCAGCGGATACTTCCGTACGTCGTCGTCGGCATCTTCGTGGTGACGCTGCTGCCGGTGACCATCGCCGTGCTGACCAACGACTACGGGGTGGACGGCGGCTGGGCGGGCGCGCTCGGGGTGGCGCAGACCGTGCCGCTCCTGCTCGCGGTGGTCCGGCCGCTGCCCGCCTGGGGCCTCGTCCTGGGGGCGGACCTCGTCGGAGCGGTCCTGCTGATCGGCGCCGACGAGGTGGCCGGGCACGCCTGGCCGTGGCCGCCGATGACCATCGTCGGCTACCTGCTGCTGATGGCCTGTCTGGGGCTGCGCGAATCCATCCGGAACCTGGTCGGGGTGTGGCTGGTGACCGGCGGGCTCGGTGCGGTGCTGGGCTTCTTCCAGCCTGCGGGCGTGATGAACTCCGCCGCCCTGCTCTTCGTGCTGAGCGGGGTCGTGCTGGTGCTGACGGGCGCGCTGCGCGGTCTGGGCGACGCACAGCAGCGGATCGCCGAGCAGGAGAGCATCAGCGAGGCGGAGCGCGCCCGGCGGACCCTGCTGGAGGAACGGGCCCGGATCGCACGCGAGTTGCACGACGTGGTGGCCCACCACATGTCGGTGATCACCGTCCAGGCGGATTCGGCGCCGTACCGGCTGCCGGGCATGCCCGAGCCCGTACAGGAGGAGTTCGCGGCGATCGCGGCCAGTGCCCGGGAGTCGCTGGGCGAGATGCGGCGGCTGCTGACCGTACTGCGCGGTGACGGGGCGAACGGCGGCGCGGAGGGCGAGCGGGCCCCGCAGCCGGGGATCGACCGGCTCCAGCAGCTGGTGGAGGCGACCGTACGGGCCGGGCAGCCGGTGGAGTTGTCTCTGGCGGCGGGGGCGGCCGGGGCCGCTCCGCCGGCGGTGGACCTGTCGGCGTACCGGATCGTGCAGGAGGCCCTGGCCAATGTGGTGCGGCACGCGCCGGGCGCGCGCACCCGGGTCTCGGTGACGGTCGACGAGGACGACGTGCTGGTGCTCGTGGTCAACGGTCCGGCCCGGGACACCGTGGTGGCGCTGGAGAGTTCGGGCACGGGGCACGGCCTGGTGGGGATGCGGGAGCGCGTACGGTTGACCGGCGGGACGCTGGACACCGGTCCGCTGCCCGACGGCGGCTTCCGGGTCGCCGCCCGCCTGCCCCTGAACGCCCCGGGCGACCCGACCCATCTGAACGAGGAGGGGAATTGA
- a CDS encoding response regulator transcription factor, producing the protein MTIRVIIVDDQAMVRAGFAALLSAQADIDVVGEAPDGRQGVQVSRSTHPDVVLMDVRMPEMDGLTAAREILDPPPGVVHRPKVLMLTTFDIDDYVYEALRAGASGFLLKDAPPADLIAAVRVVASGEALLAPSVTRRLIADFVQQRPAPRKDPALRLNGLTPRETEVLELIARGLSNQEIAGHLVLAEQTVKTHIGRVLAKLDLRDRAQAVIFAYEAGLVRPGDSA; encoded by the coding sequence TTGACCATCCGCGTGATCATCGTCGACGACCAGGCCATGGTGCGGGCGGGGTTCGCCGCGCTGCTGTCGGCGCAGGCCGACATCGACGTGGTGGGCGAGGCTCCCGACGGTCGGCAGGGGGTGCAGGTCTCCCGCTCCACGCACCCCGACGTGGTGCTGATGGACGTGCGGATGCCGGAGATGGACGGGCTCACGGCGGCCCGGGAGATCCTCGATCCCCCGCCCGGGGTGGTGCACCGGCCGAAGGTGCTGATGCTGACCACCTTCGACATCGACGACTACGTGTACGAGGCGCTGCGCGCCGGCGCCTCCGGTTTCCTGCTGAAGGACGCCCCGCCGGCCGATCTGATCGCGGCGGTACGCGTCGTCGCCTCGGGCGAGGCGCTGCTGGCGCCCTCGGTGACCCGGCGGCTCATCGCGGACTTCGTCCAGCAGCGGCCGGCTCCGCGCAAGGACCCGGCACTGCGGCTGAACGGCCTCACCCCGCGGGAGACCGAGGTACTGGAACTCATCGCACGCGGCCTGTCTAACCAGGAGATCGCCGGGCATCTGGTGCTGGCCGAGCAGACGGTGAAGACCCACATCGGACGGGTGCTGGCCAAACTCGACCTGCGGGACCGGGCGCAGGCCGTGATCTTCGCCTACGAGGCGGGGCTGGTCCGGCCGGGCGACTCCGCCTGA
- a CDS encoding alpha/beta hydrolase: MRRFGRTLVTAALAVAVVGGTAGWASGESQAAVTGPPPGTAGWLADTASGRALPDPATATPREVARFFAGLDEAERRELLRDHPLVVGNLEGAPLPLRYEANRIAIAATGEARYASLAAPDRRILAFDPRGRGQVAEVFGDLEHTEHVSVVVPGSDNDATAYDARRKPNTGPAGMARALRQATGGFTAVVAWIGYTTPVGVGLDAADGRLATAGAARLARFTAGLDAVGAPDPVLFCHSYGSVVCGLAARHTDASDIVAFGSPGMRADTAAGLRTGARVWAARGPSDWIADVPNVEFAGIGHGADPTSAAFGARRVPAADVQGHAGYFTPGTQSLAAFAAIANGEAR, from the coding sequence ATGCGCCGCTTCGGAAGGACGCTGGTCACGGCCGCGCTGGCGGTGGCCGTCGTCGGGGGGACCGCCGGATGGGCCTCGGGTGAGAGCCAGGCCGCGGTCACCGGGCCGCCGCCCGGCACCGCCGGCTGGCTAGCCGATACGGCGTCCGGCCGGGCGCTGCCGGATCCGGCGACCGCGACGCCGCGCGAGGTGGCCCGGTTCTTCGCCGGGCTCGACGAGGCGGAGCGCCGGGAACTCCTGCGCGACCACCCGCTGGTGGTCGGCAACCTGGAGGGGGCGCCGCTCCCCCTGCGGTACGAGGCCAACCGGATCGCGATCGCCGCCACGGGTGAGGCGCGGTACGCCTCCCTCGCCGCGCCGGACCGGCGGATCCTGGCCTTCGACCCGCGCGGCCGTGGCCAGGTCGCCGAGGTGTTCGGGGACCTGGAGCACACGGAGCACGTCTCGGTGGTCGTGCCGGGGTCGGACAACGACGCCACCGCCTACGACGCCCGGCGCAAGCCGAACACCGGCCCGGCCGGGATGGCGCGGGCGCTGCGCCAGGCGACCGGCGGGTTCACCGCCGTCGTCGCGTGGATCGGTTACACCACTCCCGTCGGCGTCGGTCTGGACGCGGCCGACGGCCGGCTGGCCACGGCCGGCGCGGCCCGCCTGGCCCGGTTCACCGCAGGGCTCGACGCGGTCGGCGCGCCCGATCCGGTGCTGTTCTGCCACAGCTACGGCTCGGTGGTGTGCGGGCTGGCGGCCCGGCACACGGACGCCTCCGACATCGTGGCCTTCGGCTCCCCCGGGATGCGCGCCGACACCGCGGCCGGTCTGCGCACCGGTGCCCGCGTCTGGGCGGCCCGGGGTCCCTCCGACTGGATCGCGGACGTCCCGAACGTCGAGTTCGCCGGGATCGGCCACGGCGCCGACCCCACCTCCGCGGCCTTCGGCGCCCGCCGGGTGCCCGCCGCCGATGTCCAGGGCCACGCCGGCTACTTCACGCCCGGCACCCAGTCCCTGGCGGCCTTCGCCGCGATCGCGAACGGAGAGGCCCGATGA
- a CDS encoding acyltransferase family protein yields MSASAALAPLRKAAGRIDRQTPAHRDRAVDGLRALALLAVPTGHWLLGGFTLDSDGGLHNASPLSAFGGLAPASWVLQMLGIFFLVGGYASALSYRRRPGSAGAWLKGRIVRLGRPVLGVTAVWALAAPVLYAAGVPEASLRTGAKLVVQPLWFVGVYVVVTALTPYCVRAAGRLGGWAAVPLLASVALVDFLRYGPLAGSVPSWLSLVNILPGWLFAYQLGVSWGERRIGRRGAWLLLAGGTLLFAALLAVFHYPASMVGVPGAARTNSHPPSLLVLALASAQSGAAILLRDRLARLLARPALWAPVVVVNLCAMTILCWHQTAMLAAAVPGSFVGGLAGLTTAPDSLGWIAARMAWIPVFAALLVGIARYARRFEHPPKGVRGSRALRRTVVGLLAAGFAMFALGLA; encoded by the coding sequence ATGAGCGCATCCGCTGCCCTGGCCCCGCTGAGGAAGGCCGCCGGGCGGATCGACCGGCAGACCCCCGCCCACCGCGACCGGGCGGTCGACGGGCTGCGCGCCCTGGCCCTGCTGGCCGTGCCGACCGGCCACTGGCTGCTCGGCGGCTTCACCCTCGACTCCGACGGCGGCCTGCACAACGCCAGCCCGCTGTCGGCCTTCGGCGGGCTGGCTCCGGCCAGTTGGGTGCTGCAGATGCTCGGCATCTTCTTCCTGGTCGGCGGGTACGCCTCGGCGCTCTCCTACCGGCGCCGCCCCGGTTCGGCGGGTGCCTGGCTGAAGGGCAGGATCGTCCGGCTGGGGCGGCCGGTGCTCGGGGTCACCGCGGTGTGGGCGCTGGCCGCGCCGGTGCTGTACGCGGCCGGGGTGCCCGAGGCCTCGCTGCGCACCGGGGCGAAGCTGGTGGTCCAGCCGCTCTGGTTCGTCGGGGTGTACGTGGTGGTCACCGCCCTGACCCCGTACTGCGTGCGGGCGGCGGGCCGCCTCGGCGGCTGGGCCGCGGTCCCCCTGCTCGCTTCGGTGGCCTTGGTGGACTTCCTGCGGTACGGGCCGCTCGCCGGCTCGGTACCGTCCTGGCTGTCCCTGGTGAACATCCTGCCGGGCTGGCTGTTCGCGTACCAGCTGGGCGTCTCCTGGGGCGAGCGGCGGATCGGGCGGCGCGGGGCCTGGCTGCTGCTGGCCGGCGGGACGCTGCTGTTCGCGGCCCTGCTGGCGGTGTTCCACTATCCCGCGTCGATGGTCGGCGTACCGGGTGCGGCGCGGACCAACTCGCATCCGCCGTCGCTGCTGGTACTGGCCCTGGCCTCGGCCCAGTCGGGCGCGGCGATCCTGCTGCGCGACCGGCTGGCGAGGCTGCTGGCCCGGCCGGCCCTGTGGGCTCCGGTGGTCGTGGTCAACCTGTGCGCGATGACGATCCTGTGCTGGCACCAGACGGCCATGCTGGCGGCGGCCGTACCCGGCTCGTTCGTGGGTGGGCTGGCCGGGCTGACGACGGCCCCGGACAGCCTGGGCTGGATCGCGGCGCGGATGGCGTGGATTCCGGTGTTCGCGGCGCTGCTGGTGGGCATCGCCCGGTACGCGCGCCGGTTCGAGCATCCGCCGAAGGGTGTGCGCGGCAGCCGGGCGCTGCGCCGGACCGTGGTGGGGCTGCTGGCGGCGGGGTTCGCGATGTTCGCACTGGGTCTCGCGTAG
- a CDS encoding DUF350 domain-containing protein, translating to MSDIINGLGRTSAYGALGLVLLILGIVLVDVLTPGKLPKQIWEERNRNAALFLSSALLGIGGIVFTSIWTTYQDFGKGLASTAAFGLLGLVLMAVAFLVLDLVTPGKLGAIVVDPEPHPAVWVSAACNLAVAAIVAASIA from the coding sequence ATGAGCGACATCATCAACGGACTTGGCCGCACCAGCGCCTACGGCGCCCTCGGCCTGGTCCTGCTGATCCTCGGCATCGTCCTCGTGGACGTGCTGACGCCCGGGAAGCTTCCGAAGCAGATCTGGGAGGAGCGCAACCGCAACGCGGCGCTCTTCCTCAGCTCCGCGCTCCTCGGCATCGGCGGCATCGTCTTCACCTCGATCTGGACGACGTACCAGGACTTCGGCAAGGGCCTGGCGTCGACCGCGGCCTTCGGCCTGCTCGGCCTGGTCCTGATGGCGGTCGCCTTCCTGGTGCTCGACCTGGTGACCCCGGGCAAACTCGGCGCCATCGTCGTCGACCCGGAACCCCACCCGGCCGTCTGGGTCTCGGCCGCCTGCAACCTCGCCGTGGCCGCGATAGTCGCCGCCTCGATCGCCTGA
- a CDS encoding GNAT family N-acetyltransferase, with protein sequence MVKVRAARAAEAGALTRLVMRSKAHWGYDAGFLAACAPELRIRPDEVTARRIVVAENGRGTVLGLASLEGAPPLAAMGLLFVEPSAIGQGVGRLLYRDVLRRAVELGVRRLVIDADPHAAGFYRAMGAVATGAVATTRATGAAASAAPPDRTGPALVRFEAAPVPLADWARAWTGGGRAVHVGNVAEFNAQFADASLDREQSAAHHYACLAAFYSPDPAALVLPRPVPKGWTELVCRQLGWSGVEVYDGLAEGDPGLCDAVRARPALAALLTGAGLPLVPWGRTRPFKRLAGRPWRAGELRYESKSAAHALFGRILADGGHPAIVLPAQWRAAGRWAAVRLLAARTRAGESSVLKSEHGVGGSGTTMVTPDRVRAAGGARAVLRRLPRGPLLVEEYVAGPAETDGPRDLTYDGFVDEAGRVHEVGGAVMDVKDGCYQGATVGPGVVPAWAEKPLAAFGATVGRELAESGYRGWFDVDFVADGAGRLAPTETNLRLTGPSVAFMVAARLDALRGAGHLVRIADRVELGARLPEAQLDELCAALARGCAELGAVFVPAIPTGAFEPAPWLGVLVAAHRRETLDAAESLVRAGARAVGAEFTAFTRSAG encoded by the coding sequence ATGGTAAAGGTCAGGGCCGCGCGGGCGGCCGAGGCGGGGGCCCTGACCCGGCTGGTCATGCGGTCCAAGGCCCACTGGGGGTATGACGCCGGCTTCCTCGCCGCGTGCGCGCCGGAACTGCGGATCCGGCCGGATGAGGTGACGGCCCGCCGGATCGTCGTGGCCGAGAACGGTCGGGGAACGGTGCTCGGGCTGGCCTCCCTGGAGGGGGCTCCCCCGCTGGCGGCGATGGGGCTGCTCTTCGTCGAGCCGTCGGCCATCGGGCAGGGGGTGGGGCGGCTGCTGTACCGGGACGTGCTGCGCCGGGCCGTGGAGCTGGGGGTGCGCAGGCTGGTGATCGACGCCGATCCGCACGCCGCCGGGTTCTACCGGGCGATGGGGGCGGTGGCGACGGGGGCGGTGGCGACGACGCGGGCGACGGGGGCGGCGGCCTCGGCCGCGCCGCCGGACCGGACGGGCCCGGCCCTGGTGCGGTTCGAGGCGGCTCCCGTCCCGCTCGCCGACTGGGCGCGGGCGTGGACCGGGGGCGGGCGGGCCGTGCACGTGGGCAACGTGGCGGAGTTCAACGCACAGTTCGCCGACGCCTCCCTCGACCGCGAGCAGTCGGCCGCACACCACTACGCCTGCCTGGCCGCCTTCTACAGCCCGGACCCGGCGGCCCTGGTCCTGCCCCGGCCCGTCCCGAAGGGCTGGACCGAGCTGGTCTGCCGCCAGCTGGGCTGGTCGGGGGTCGAGGTGTACGACGGCCTGGCGGAAGGGGATCCCGGGCTGTGCGATGCCGTACGGGCCCGGCCGGCGCTGGCCGCGCTGCTGACCGGGGCCGGGCTGCCCCTCGTACCGTGGGGGCGCACCCGGCCGTTCAAGCGGCTCGCGGGCCGGCCGTGGCGGGCCGGGGAGCTGCGCTACGAGTCGAAGTCCGCGGCGCACGCGCTGTTCGGACGGATCCTGGCGGACGGCGGGCATCCCGCGATCGTGCTTCCCGCGCAGTGGCGGGCCGCCGGCCGGTGGGCGGCGGTCCGGCTGCTGGCGGCCCGGACCAGGGCCGGCGAGAGCAGTGTTCTGAAATCGGAGCACGGCGTCGGAGGTTCGGGCACCACGATGGTCACCCCCGATCGGGTCCGGGCCGCGGGCGGGGCCCGCGCCGTGCTGCGGCGGCTGCCGCGCGGGCCGCTCCTGGTGGAGGAGTACGTGGCCGGTCCGGCGGAGACGGACGGCCCGCGGGATCTCACCTACGACGGGTTCGTGGACGAGGCGGGCCGGGTGCACGAGGTCGGCGGGGCGGTGATGGACGTGAAGGACGGCTGTTACCAGGGCGCCACGGTGGGTCCCGGAGTGGTGCCCGCGTGGGCGGAGAAGCCGCTCGCCGCCTTCGGGGCGACGGTGGGCCGGGAGCTGGCGGAGTCCGGCTACCGGGGCTGGTTCGACGTGGACTTCGTCGCCGACGGCGCCGGCCGGCTCGCTCCGACGGAGACGAACCTGCGGCTGACGGGACCGTCCGTCGCCTTCATGGTGGCGGCCCGGCTCGACGCGCTGCGGGGCGCGGGGCACCTCGTACGGATCGCCGACCGGGTGGAACTCGGCGCGCGGCTGCCCGAGGCGCAGCTGGACGAGTTGTGCGCGGCCCTGGCGCGGGGCTGTGCGGAGCTGGGGGCGGTCTTCGTCCCGGCGATCCCGACGGGGGCGTTCGAACCCGCGCCGTGGCTGGGCGTGCTGGTGGCCGCGCACCGCAGGGAGACGCTGGACGCGGCCGAGTCCCTGGTGCGGGCCGGGGCCCGGGCGGTCGGGGCGGAGTTCACCGCGTTCACCCGGTCCGCCGGGTAG
- a CDS encoding AMP-binding protein, translating to MTQGSESSESVRFGKRTADTVLQRFEQWVRDTPGAHALIAGSESFTYGQLDERADRLAHRLLASGLPPGGLVAIGTARQAELVVALLATLKAGGTYVVVDAENPRTGQAQLTAAEPFVLLTTLAHRAALDNGSGVKVIRLGAEAAAIAGQRGEQPAESSADQPADQPSGQPAVQAAASPPFPAPGRTAALLFTGAAEPRAVPVSHGLLLAAHESWAEVGRFTPADRHLIAAGTDVTAFAAGWTRALCSGGALVLPRRSPWKPEDIRASVGTEHVTVLHTDPATALELLRGEEEPGTAFRSLRLLAVSGDRLYLDDQAALQVLLRPGARVLNVYGLAESAGTGTWFELPQLPRPLDDPEELSLLGIPFPGCRVEVRDGQIRLAPPGGGDAIPTGDLGLLREDGLLEFGGRLGDRITLPGGRSVDPHPIESAIRSHEGIGSVIVNGVDGARGPRRLVAYVAPPAGGSSSPVAALLPDIEELRDHLAGKVLREEIPRTVIRLRALPRNRAGQEDRAALPLPILPAAAAKGGGGSTSGKYGAATAGEGLPASCAGGCGGVGLGFVALILTNLLWPGSTDLTGVPQPWAFLFSVLYLFECAAFGVGVVFLFGGRARMRSRGRGRRITAAAHLAVSYLLLAWWPQDNLYRLAAKQDWPRQAALVYAFNIPLMIAGAVVAAYLVAKPADPFDFDEDYDD from the coding sequence ATGACGCAGGGATCCGAGTCATCCGAGTCCGTACGCTTCGGCAAGCGAACCGCCGACACCGTCCTGCAGCGCTTCGAGCAGTGGGTCCGAGACACTCCCGGAGCCCACGCCCTCATCGCAGGCTCAGAGAGCTTCACCTACGGGCAACTGGACGAGCGGGCCGACCGGCTGGCGCACCGTCTGCTTGCCTCCGGCCTGCCGCCCGGCGGCCTCGTCGCCATCGGCACCGCCCGGCAGGCCGAACTGGTCGTCGCCCTCCTCGCCACCCTCAAGGCCGGCGGGACGTACGTCGTCGTCGACGCCGAGAACCCGCGCACCGGGCAGGCCCAGCTCACCGCGGCCGAGCCCTTCGTGCTGCTCACCACACTCGCCCACCGGGCCGCCCTCGACAACGGCAGCGGGGTGAAGGTGATCCGGCTGGGCGCGGAGGCCGCCGCGATCGCCGGACAGCGGGGGGAACAGCCCGCGGAAAGCTCCGCCGACCAGCCCGCCGACCAGCCTTCCGGACAGCCCGCGGTGCAGGCGGCCGCTTCGCCGCCGTTCCCGGCGCCCGGCCGTACCGCGGCCCTCCTGTTCACCGGGGCGGCCGAACCGCGCGCCGTCCCCGTCAGCCACGGTCTGCTGCTCGCCGCCCACGAGAGCTGGGCCGAGGTGGGCCGGTTCACCCCGGCGGACCGGCACCTGATCGCGGCCGGGACGGACGTCACCGCCTTCGCCGCGGGCTGGACCCGGGCCCTGTGCTCGGGCGGCGCCCTCGTCCTTCCCCGGCGGTCCCCCTGGAAGCCCGAGGACATCCGCGCGTCGGTCGGGACCGAGCACGTCACCGTCCTGCACACCGACCCGGCCACCGCCCTCGAACTCCTCAGGGGGGAAGAGGAGCCGGGCACCGCCTTCCGGTCGCTGCGGCTGCTCGCCGTCTCGGGCGACCGGCTCTACCTCGACGACCAGGCGGCCCTGCAGGTCCTGCTGCGGCCCGGCGCACGGGTGCTCAACGTCTACGGGCTCGCGGAGAGCGCGGGCACCGGCACCTGGTTCGAACTGCCGCAGCTGCCCCGCCCGCTCGACGACCCGGAAGAACTCTCCCTGCTCGGCATCCCCTTCCCCGGCTGCCGCGTCGAGGTGCGCGACGGCCAGATCCGCCTCGCCCCGCCCGGCGGCGGTGACGCGATACCCACCGGTGACCTGGGCCTGCTCCGCGAGGACGGGCTGCTGGAGTTCGGCGGCCGGCTGGGGGACCGCATCACCCTGCCCGGCGGGCGCTCCGTCGACCCCCACCCGATCGAGTCCGCGATCCGCAGCCACGAGGGCATCGGCTCGGTGATCGTGAACGGGGTCGACGGCGCGCGCGGCCCGCGCCGCCTCGTCGCCTACGTCGCCCCGCCCGCCGGAGGTTCCTCGTCACCCGTGGCCGCCCTGCTGCCGGACATCGAGGAACTGCGCGACCACCTGGCGGGGAAGGTGCTCAGGGAGGAGATCCCGCGCACGGTGATCCGGCTGCGCGCACTGCCCCGCAACCGGGCCGGCCAGGAGGACCGGGCCGCCCTGCCGCTGCCCATCCTGCCCGCCGCCGCGGCGAAGGGGGGCGGCGGGAGCACGTCCGGGAAGTACGGGGCCGCCACGGCCGGAGAGGGGCTCCCGGCCTCTTGTGCGGGCGGCTGCGGGGGAGTCGGCCTGGGCTTCGTCGCCCTGATCCTCACGAACCTCCTCTGGCCCGGATCGACCGACCTCACCGGGGTGCCGCAGCCCTGGGCGTTCCTCTTCTCCGTCCTCTACCTGTTCGAGTGCGCCGCCTTCGGTGTCGGGGTGGTCTTCCTCTTCGGGGGCCGCGCCCGGATGCGGAGCCGGGGCCGCGGCCGTCGCATCACCGCGGCCGCCCATCTGGCGGTGTCCTACCTCCTGCTGGCCTGGTGGCCGCAGGACAACCTCTACCGGCTGGCCGCCAAACAGGACTGGCCGCGGCAGGCCGCGCTCGTCTACGCCTTCAACATTCCCCTGATGATCGCGGGAGCCGTCGTCGCCGCCTACCTCGTCGCGAAACCGGCCGACCCGTTCGACTTCGACGAAGACTACGACGACTGA
- a CDS encoding ABC transporter ATP-binding protein, with amino-acid sequence MDMEVTAWTSLHSAINAQQDRRPLSRAGLRRVAAFARPHRRGLTLFLLLSVVTALLAVATPVLASRVVTAIVDGRDGAAVTRLALLIALIAVAEAGLGLLTRRLSATLGEGLILDLRTAVFDHVQRMPVAFFTRTRTGALVSRLNNDVIGAQRAFSNTLSGVVANTVTLLLTLTVMLSISWQITLLALVLLPVFVLPARRMGARMAAMQREASALNAAMGTQMTERFSAPGATLVKLFGRPADESAEFAARAARVRDIGIRTAMAQSAFITALTLVSALALALVYGLGGFYALRGSLDAGSVVALALLLTRLYAPLTALAGARVEVMSAMVSFERVFEILDLKPLIAQKPDARRVPEGPVAVEFDRVSFGYPSADKVSLASLEEVAALDARGGTQVLHEVSFRAEPGQMIALVGSSGAGKSTIAQLLPRLYDADAGAVRLGGIDVRDLTADSIRETLGMVTQDGHLFHESVRANLLLARPDAAEEEIWEALRRSRLDGLVASLPDGLDTVVGERGYRLSGGERQRLTIARLLLARQRVVILDEATAHLDSTSEAAVQEALGEALAGRTAVVIAHRLSTVQAADLILVVEDGRIVERGTHTELLAAGGRYEELYRTQFAAADTPADLASGGAAPVPGA; translated from the coding sequence ATGGACATGGAAGTCACCGCCTGGACCTCGCTGCACAGCGCGATCAACGCCCAGCAGGACCGCCGCCCGCTCTCCCGGGCCGGCCTGCGCCGCGTCGCCGCCTTCGCCCGCCCGCACCGCCGCGGGCTCACCCTCTTCCTCCTGCTGAGCGTGGTGACCGCGCTGCTGGCGGTGGCCACCCCGGTGCTCGCCAGCCGGGTGGTCACCGCCATCGTCGACGGCCGCGACGGTGCTGCCGTCACCCGGCTCGCCCTGCTCATCGCGCTGATCGCGGTCGCGGAGGCCGGGCTGGGGTTGCTGACCCGCCGGCTCTCCGCCACCCTCGGCGAGGGGCTGATCCTGGACCTGCGGACGGCGGTCTTCGACCACGTGCAGCGAATGCCGGTCGCCTTCTTCACCCGCACCCGGACCGGGGCCCTGGTCAGCCGGCTGAACAACGACGTGATCGGCGCCCAACGCGCCTTCAGCAACACCCTGTCGGGGGTGGTCGCCAACACCGTGACCCTGCTGCTGACCCTCACCGTGATGCTCAGCATCTCCTGGCAGATCACCCTGCTGGCGCTGGTGCTGCTCCCGGTGTTCGTGCTGCCGGCCCGCCGGATGGGGGCGCGGATGGCGGCGATGCAGCGGGAGGCCTCCGCACTGAACGCCGCGATGGGCACCCAGATGACCGAGCGGTTCTCGGCCCCCGGCGCGACGCTGGTCAAACTGTTCGGCCGGCCCGCCGACGAGTCCGCGGAGTTCGCGGCCCGGGCGGCGCGGGTGCGGGACATCGGGATCCGCACGGCGATGGCCCAGTCGGCCTTCATCACGGCCCTCACCCTCGTCTCGGCCCTGGCCCTCGCGCTCGTCTACGGGCTCGGCGGGTTCTACGCCCTGCGCGGTTCCCTGGACGCCGGTTCCGTCGTCGCCCTCGCCCTGCTCCTGACCCGGCTGTACGCCCCGCTGACCGCGCTCGCCGGGGCCCGTGTCGAGGTGATGAGCGCGATGGTGAGCTTCGAGCGGGTCTTCGAGATCCTCGACCTGAAGCCGCTCATCGCGCAGAAGCCGGACGCTCGAAGGGTGCCGGAGGGGCCGGTGGCCGTGGAGTTCGACCGGGTCTCCTTCGGCTATCCCTCCGCCGACAAGGTCTCGCTCGCCTCCCTGGAGGAGGTCGCCGCCCTCGACGCCCGGGGCGGTACTCAGGTGCTGCACGAGGTGTCCTTCCGCGCCGAACCCGGCCAGATGATCGCCCTGGTCGGCTCGTCCGGCGCCGGCAAGTCGACCATCGCGCAGCTGCTGCCGCGGCTGTACGACGCCGACGCGGGCGCCGTGCGCCTCGGCGGGATCGACGTACGGGACCTCACGGCCGACTCGATCCGCGAGACGCTCGGCATGGTCACCCAGGACGGGCACCTCTTCCACGAGTCGGTACGGGCCAACCTGCTGCTGGCCCGGCCGGACGCCGCCGAGGAGGAGATCTGGGAGGCCCTGCGGCGCTCGCGCCTCGACGGGCTCGTCGCCTCGCTGCCGGACGGACTGGACACGGTGGTCGGGGAGCGCGGCTACCGGCTGTCGGGCGGGGAACGGCAGCGGCTGACCATCGCGCGGCTGCTGCTGGCCCGGCAGCGGGTGGTGATCCTCGACGAGGCCACCGCGCACCTGGACTCCACCTCGGAGGCGGCGGTGCAGGAGGCGCTGGGCGAGGCCCTGGCGGGCCGGACCGCGGTGGTGATCGCACACCGGCTGTCGACCGTACAGGCGGCGGACCTGATCCTGGTGGTCGAGGACGGCCGGATCGTGGAACGGGGCACGCACACCGAGCTGCTGGCGGCGGGCGGCCGTTACGAGGAGCTGTACCGCACCCAGTTCGCGGCGGCGGACACGCCTGCCGACCTGGCCTCGGGCGGCGCGGCACCGGTGCCGGGAGCATGA